The following is a genomic window from Pseudomonas lurida.
AATCAATCACACACCCGCTTTTCTGTGGGAGCTGGCTTGCCTGCGATGCAAGCAGCTCGGTACATCAGGCAGAGCCGGTTGATGCTATCGCAGGCAAGCCAGCTCCTACCTTTTTACCGAGGTCGACAGTCAGAGATCGATCGGCTTTCAGGCCGCTGTGCTTGGCTGGGAAATCAATCACACATCCGCTTTTCTGTGGGAGCTGGCTTGCCTGCGATGCAGGCAGCTCGGTACATCAGGCAGATCCGGTTGATGCTATCGCAGGCAAGCCGGCTCCCACCTTTCAGCCGTTACCGCAGCAATGGATCTGTACGCCACCTACCTCCCCACCTCCCCCCCAGGCCGCAACAACTGCATCTGCTGCCGATAATCATCGGTCACCTGCCGCGCCTGCCCACTGCTGGTAATCACCTTCGGCGTAATCAACACGATCAACTCCGTGCGATCCTTGGACTTACTGGTACTCCCAAACAACCACCGCAACCCCGGTATCTTCCCCAGATACGGCACCGCACTCACACTCTCTGCGTTGTCCTGCTTGATCAACCCCCCCAGCAACACCGTCTGCCCACTCTGCACCGCCACCTGCGTCGACACCGAACGCGTCGAGATACGCGGGTTCACCGGTGTGTCGCTGTTACCACTCTGGTTCTCGGCGTCACTGACCTGCTGCTGGATATCCATGTACACCAAGCCCCCCGGATTGATGCGCGGCACCACGTCCAGGATCACCCCGGTCTGCACATACTCGACGCTGCTCAAGGTGGTGTCCGCATCCCCGGTGTTTACGGTGGTCTGGCTGATGGGAATGTTGTCCCCCACCTGAATCTGCGCCGGCTGGTTATTCATCACCACCAGCGACGGCGCCGACAGCACCTGGGTGCGGCCGTTGGTTTCCAGTGCATGCAATGCCACCTGCAAATTCGAGCTGACGAACGAATAGAACAACGAATCCGTGGCCCCCAGCCCTGCCCCGCCGCCGCCGAGCGCGCCTTGGCTCCCGGAGGCATTGCCCACGGTGGTGCTGGAGGAATTGCCCGCCAGGCGCCCCAGGTACCACTGCACGCCAAGGTCCAGTTCACCGGTCAGTTTGACCTCAAGGATGCGCGTCTCGATCTGCACTTGCAGGGGCGGGTTGTCGAGGCGCTTGATCGCCGCCTCGATCTCTTTCCACTGCGCGGGCCGGGTGCGCACCAGCAGTTGGTTGCTGCTTTTTTGCGCGGTGATGCGGGTGCCGGCCTCAAGGCCGCTGGCAGGGGCGACTTCCTTCTCTTCCGGCTCCGCTTCTTCAGCCGCAGGCGGGGTGTTCTGCAAGCCACCGTTAGTGGGTGAAGACAAGGTGGTGGTGCGCAACCCCGGCGCGACCTTGGCCGGCGTGTCGTCCTTGATCGCGCCGGTACCGTAGATCTGTCGCAGGTACTTGGCCAGGTCGGCGGCCTTCATGTTGCGCACGTCGTAGACGTACATCTGTGGCTCGTTGCCGCCGCCCTCGTCGATGGTGCGGATCCAGTCGCCCACTTCACTGAGGTACTGGGGCTGGGAAGAAATCGCCACCACCGAGTTGGTCCGTTCGATCGGCAAAAAGCGCAGCATGCCGGCCAGGGGCATGCCGCTGTCGGGGCCGAACATGCTTTGCAACTGGGGCATCAACTCGGCCACGGAAGCCCTTTGCAAACCGAAGACGCCCACCGACATGCCCTTGAGCCAGTCCACGTCAAAGGTGTCAATGGTGTCCTGGTAGTTGGCCAGTTCATCCGGCGTGCCGGCCAGGCTGAGTACGTTGCGCGCCGGGTCGACCAGCAAAAATGCATTTTCGCGGGCGAACGGCTTGAGCAACTTCTGCATCTCGGTGGCGGAGATGTAGCGCAGTGGAAACAACCGCGCCGACAGGCCGCTGGACGGTGGGGCCACGCTCATCTGCGGTACCAGCTTGCCCGCCACCGCCTGGCTGGCGGGCAGGATCACGTAGCGATTGCCTTGCTTGATCATCGCATTGTCGGTCCAGGACAGCAGGGTTTCGAGAATCGACAGCGCCTGCTGCTTGTCCACCGGCTTGGACGTGGAAAAGCTCACGTTGCCCTTCACGCCTTGGGCGATGCTGTAGTTTTCGTGCAGCAGGTCACCCATCACGCTGTTGATCACTGCCTCGATAGGCTGGTCGGCAAAGTTGAACACGATATCGCCGCCCTCCTCCTTCGCCACCGACTGCGCTGCGGGCGCGCGGACGAATTGCTGGTTGCCGCGAATCAGTTGGCGCTGCGGCGGTGATTTCACCGAGGGTTGCACCGTTTCGGGCACGGGTTGCTCAACCGGCGGGCGCTGCGAGCCGGTGCCCTGCATGGCTTCGTGCAGCAGGTCATCGTCGGGGTCGAGACGGTCGGGGAAAGTGCCGCAGCCACCCAGGGCAAGAGCGGTGGCCAGGCAAAACGTTGAGGTGCGCATGTCGATCAAGGGAGGGGCTCGCGGGGCAAAGTAATGGGGAGCCGGTTGGATGGCGGCGGCAGGCGCTTGGCATAGAGACTCAAGGTCTGGGTGCGGCCATCCAGGCTGAAACGGGCGTATTGCGGGGTCAGGTGGTCCAGGCGCCAGCCGTTGGGCAGGGCCTGGCCCAGGCGAACGGTCAGCAGCGGGCCGTCGACCTGCTTGAGCATGGCCATTTGCAGATTGCCGGTGATCATGATGCCGCTGAGGGTGAGATTGGCCAGGCTGGTGACCTGTGCCTTGCCCACCACGCGGTCGGGGCTGCGATCGGGACTGAACAACGGTGCCTGCCAAGTTGCCGCAAGATTGTCCAGGGAGACCGTGGGCGCAACTTGCACGGTGGCCGACGCGTGGGCACGCGTCGGCGGTTCAGGCAACCACTGCGGCTCGTCACCGATGCTGCTGAGGATCACCGCCATCAACAGGCCCAGCAACCCGGCCAGGCCGAGCAAGCCCCACTCCACGGGGCGCAATCTGCCGATCATGGCGTCACCCGCGACGGTTGCAGGTAACCACGCACCAACAGGTGCACCACCAGCTTGCCCGCTCCGCCACTGGCCGGCGCCTGCTGGCTGCGGCGGATGCGCAGTTCATCGACAAACAGGAATGGCGGCTGGTACTCCAGTTCATGCAACAGCACTTCCAAGGGTTCGATGGCGCAGTTGAGGGTCAGGCTGACCTGGACCTGGCGATACGGCTCGCCGTCGTCCTGCTCCGGCGTGATGGGCTTGCGCTGGGTCAAGCTGCAACCGCCGCCGAGATCGGCGTGGCTGTTGATCAGGTCGGCGAGGCGTTGCATCAGGTCGGCGGCCACCACGTCGGGGTCATCGCCGGGCAACAGGCTGGTGTTGCTGGCCGGGTCCTGCCGCGCCTGCTCAAGCTGTTGGCGCAGCGCATCGCGTTGGCGCAATACACTGGCGTACCGTTGCTGCTGCTCCCGCAATTGCTCGGCCTGTTCGCCCATGTCGCGCAGGGGGCCGGCGAACCAGCTGTCGATCAACAGCCAGTAGGCCGCGCCGACCACCACGGCCAGCACCAGCAACGCGGCGCCGCGGCGTTCACGGGGTGTGAGGGGTCGGCGCATCGGCGGCCTCCTGGCGTAGATGAGCACGCAAGGCAAACTGGTCCTTGCCGGTACGTGCATCGGGCTGGATTACCCCTTCGAACTGGGCGTTTTCCAGGCTGCGGCAACCTTTGATACGGGTGATCAGCGCACTGGCCTTCGCGCTCTGCCCGGAGAGTGAAATCTCGCCGTCCTTCACATCCAGTTGATCCAGCCAGGTGTCGGCGGGCAGGCAGGTGGTCAGGTCGTTGAGCAGCGCGGCCAGCGGCGGTTGCGCCAGTTTGCGCCGAATGAGGTACTGCGCAGCGCCCCGGGTAGTGAGCAGTTGCTGGCGCAGGGCATGCACCTCGGCGACTTGGGCTTTTTGCGCTTGGACGCTGGCGTGCATGGCGTCGATGACGCGCTGACGGTCGTTGAGCCACAGCAGCATCGCGGCAATCAGCAAGGCGCCGCACAGCCATGGCAGGCTGCGTTGCAAGCCCATCCCGGCGGGGCGTTGGCGCGGTCGCAGCGGTGTGGGCAACAGGTCAATACCGAGGTTGGCCGCATCCACGCGATGGGGATGCAGGCCGAGGGCGGCGCAGTCGGCGAGGATCTGGTCCAGGCGCTCGCGCAGGATCGCCACCAGTGTCACCTCAAGGTGAGTGGGCGTGCGTCGTTCCTGCCGTGCGACAAAGTAGAGTTGATCGGCCTCGTACGGGGTGTAGCGGTCCAGTTCATAACCGACCACGGCACTCAGGTTGCGTCCGGCGGCCAAGGGCAGTTGTATGCGCTGCACCAGCACAGCGTCGGCCGCGAGCATCAGCACCTGGCGCGTGCTGCCCGCGGTAACCGGCGCTGCCAATGGCCAGTGATGGACCTGTTCGGGCGGTTCTTGCCGTGCCAGCCAACTCGGCACACAGGCACGCAATTCGGTTAGCCACACACGCCAACCCTGTTGCAGCAGGCTGCCGCGCCAATGCCGGGCGATGGGTTCCAGTCGATTCATTCTTGCCAACGCAACACCCGATAGGGTTGTGCGCTGTCCTCCGATGGGCTCAATAAAACGGTGACTTGCAGCCGCGCCTGATACCCGCCGGGGCGCTCGGCCCGGCTGTCGACCACCAGCACTTCGCCAGGGTCGACACCTTCAGCGTTTTGGCGCGGCAGGTTCAGCGCCTTGCGCATCAGCGGGCTGGCGAAGGCGGGATCGGGGCGATCCAGGTCGCTCCACAACGTGATCTCGGGCAGCAATTGGCTGTAGAGGGTTTGGGTCATGCCGGGCAGTTGGCGCACTTCCTCCAGCACCCGGAACGGCGCCAGGCCCTGGTGACGGCGTGCTTCGAGTGCCTTGGCCAGTTGCGTGGCCTGGGCCGGGGTGGCGCCGCAGGCCAGGGCCAGGTGCGTAAGGTCCTGCAGGTCGGCGTTGATGAGGTAAAGCTTGCCGCGCTCGCTGCGCAGGCTCACGTGCAATTGGGCGTCGTCAAAGGCCAGGGGGATATCACGGCCATCGGCGACCCAGCGTCGGTCGGCCATCACTTGGGCGATCCCGGCTTCGGCGGCCAGGACGGTCTGGGTGTGCTGGCGCAGCCACAGGGCCTGGCGGCTTTCCAGTTGCACCCACCCCGCCAGGCCGCCGAGCAACACGCTGAGCAACGCCAGCACCCACAGCACCAGCAGCAAGGCCGCACCGCGTTGGCGCTTCATTCTTCGACACTGCCGCTGGACAGGTTAAGGCGCAGGGCAATCACCTGGGTGACCCAGGGTACCGGCCCCCCGACGCTGACAGCGATGCGCACCGCTGAAGGCAGGCGCCTGGGCCACGGCCACGCATTGACCCAGCCGGTCGGCTGACCCAGCGGCGATAGGCCGCGATAACTGAACTGCAAACCCTCGATGTTGTTCAACAGCACCTGGGGTTCTCGTTGGGAAAACCCGACCTGCAAATCCCGTTCGACCTGTTGCAGGCTGAACCGATGAATCCCACCACCGAGCACACCGGGCAAGGTCGAGACAAACTCCAGGTGCTGCGCCGTGCCGACAAAAAAACCATCGTCCTCGCCCACCGCCAGCGGCAACGCTTCGCTGATCGCCGTGCGCAAGAACTGTTGGGCGGCGCGTACTTCGTCCAGGGTCACCGTATACGCCTGGGCCTTGGACACCGCCCGATTGGCCCCCAGCAATGCGCCCCCGACCAGCACCAGCAAAACGCCGAGCAAGCTGAGCACCACGAGGATTTCCAGCAAGGTAAAACCCTGCTCGCGGCGCTTCACAGGCGCGCCTTCAAGGTGCTGAAACGGGCCTGGTGCGGGCCCTCGGTGAGGACCAGGTCGAGACGAAAAATAGCGGCTTGCTGCCGGGTGCTGGTCAGTTGCCAGTGGATGCCGTCGAGTTCGCCCTGGCTGACACCGTTGCTCAATCGCCCCGCTGCCTCCTGGTCGAAAATCGTCAGCGCTGCGTGGGTGAGCCGGTCACTGTGGGCCACCTGGGACAACGAGCGCGCGCTTTGGCCGAACGCAACCAGCAGCACCGTGCTGCATACCGCCATCAGCGTCAGGGCGGCGAGCATTTCCAGCAACGTGAACCCGGCCTGGCGCTTCATGGCAGTGCCTTGGACTGCACGCTGCCAGTGAGCCAGCCGATATCGATGCGCCAACGCCGTGTGCCGTTGGCCACGAGCAGATTGCCGCCGGTGGAGCTGCCGTCAGGGTAGAACTCGACGGCAGCGCCGACCTGTTCGGCGGTGTGCAGCGTGACACGCAGTTGCGCCGGCCAGCGTTGCAGCGCTCGCCCCGGCGCCTGGAAGGTGCGCTCACGTAGATCGAACGACGTACGCGCGGCCTGCCCGCTGACAATCGCTCCCGCCCGTGTGGTACGCAGTGCCTCCACCATCTGCCCGACCGCCTGGCGCTCTTTCGCCGCCTGCAGGCCCTGGTGCACGCCCAGCCCCAGCAAACTGGCGGCCAGGCTGATCAACAGGATCACCACCAGCATTTCCAGCAGGGTAAAGCCGCGCTGGAACATGGCGACATTACTCCCAATTGCCCAGGTCGGCGCTGTAGCCTTCGCCGCCCGGCTGGCCATCCTGGCCATAGAAGATCAGGTCGAAGGCCCCATGTTCGCCGGGAAAGCGATAACCGAAGGCGTGCCCGAACGGGTCCTTGAGGTCTGAGGGCTTGGCATAGCCACCTGGCCTGTCCACCAGCTGTTGCAGGCTGGTGGGCGGTGCGCCGACGTCAAGGGCGTAGCTGTCGATCTTCATGCTCAGGCTGGCCAACTGGGCCTTGCCCGCGCCGTACTTGCCCTTGTCCACATTGCCGCCGACCTGGCGCACGACAATGGTGGCGACGATGCCCAGCAGCACGATCACCGCGAGCATTTCCAGCAGGGTGAAACCGCCTTGGCGGCGTGGTTTTCTCATGGGTTCAGCTCCTTCATATATGGCTGGTCAGGCTCATCAGCGGCAGCATGATCGCCAGCATGATCACCGCCACCAGCACCGCCATGACCACGGTCAGGGACGGCACCAGTGCGGCGAGCAGGCGGTCGATGCCGCGCTTGGCGTCGACATCGAAAATGTCGGCGACCTTGAGCAACATGCTGTCGAGTTCGCCGGCCTGTTCGCCGACTTCAATCATTTGCAGGGCCAGTTCGGGCAACAATGGCTGGCTGCCGAACGCGCTGGCGAGGGTGCCACCGCCTTTTACCGACTCCGCCGCACGCCCGACCTGGGCCTGCAGCGCGCGATTGGTGCAGACTTGCCGCGCAATCACCAAGGCGTGCAGCAACGCCACGCCATTGCTGAGCAGGGTGCCCAGGGTGCGGGTCAGGCGTGCTGCCTCGACACGTTGCAGCAACGGGCCGATCACACGAATGCCGAGCAGGTGCCGGTCGTGTTTTTCTCGAAATGCGGGGTCACGCAGGCGTGCGGCCCATAGCCAACCGGTCAGGACCAATCCGGCCAACAGTGCCAGGCCATAGCGGCCGAGGAACTCACCCAACGCCAGGATCACTTCGGTGATCCACGGAATCGGCACGCCCAGGTCCTGGAAGATCGGCACGAATTGCGGCACCACATAGGCCAGCAAGAGGGCCAGGGAACCAAGCACGCCCACCACCAGGAAGGCCGGGTAGATCAGCGCATTGACCACTTCGCCGCGCAGCCGCTGGCTGCGATCCAGGTAGTCGCTGAGCTGGCGCAGGGTGCTTTCCAGTGCGCCACCGGCTTCACCGGCCCGCACCATGCTCAGGTACAGCGGCGAGAAGCTGGCACCCTCCTGTTCCAGGGCTGCGGACAAGGGCTTGCCGGCCTTGACGTGATCACGCACGCGTTCGATCAGCGCGCGTACCTGGGCTGGGCCGGGTTGCTTGAGTAACAGGTTCAACGCACGTTCAAGCGGCTGGCCAGCCCCCAGCAGCGTCGCCAATTGCTGGGTAAAACTCACCAACGCCTGGCCCTTCAACTGCCCGCGTGCGTTGCGCAGCAGGGGGCTGGCAGCCGACTCAATCTGCAGCAGCAGCAGGCCGCGCTTGTGCAGGGTCGCGACCGCGGCGGCTTGGTCCGGGGCTTCCAGCGTGCCGTTCTGTGGCACGCCCTGACTGTCGAGGGCGCGGAATTTGAACAGGCTCACGCGCCCTCTCCACGGGTCACGCGCAGCACTTCTTCCAGCGACGTAATCCCCGCCAGCGCTTGGCGCAACCCCTCTTCATGCAGGGTGCGCAGACCCGCACGCCGGGCAGCCTGCTCAAGGGTGGCGGCGTCCGCATGGCGCATCAGCAAGCTGCGCAGTTCGTCGTTCATCACCAACAGTTCGGTGATGGCGCTGCGGCCGTGATAGTCCCCGCGGTAGAGCAGGATCGGGCGTTGTTCAGTCAGGCGGTCCAGCCCATGTTCAGCGATCAGTTCGGGCGGCGCCTCGAAGGCAACACGGGTGGCCGGGTCCAGCCGCCGCACCAGGCGCTGGGCGAGGATGCCGCTGACGGTCGAGGCGATCAGGTAGCTTTCCACGCCCATGTCCAGCAGCCGCGTGATGCTGGCGGCGGCGCTATTGGTGTGGAGGGTGGAGAGCACCAGGTGCCCGGTGAGGGACGATTGGATGGCGATGCGGCAGGTTTCCAAGTCGCGGATCTCGCCGATCATGATCACGTCCGGGTCCTGGCGCACGATGGAGCGCAGTGCCCCGGCGAAGTCCAGGCCGATGGCTGGCTTGACCTGGATCTGGTTGATGCCTTCAAGCTGGTATTCCACCGGGTCTTCCACGGTGATGATCTTGCGTTCGGCGGTGTTGAGCCGCGACAGCGCGGTGTAGAGCGTGGTGGTCTTGCCGGAACCGGTGGGCCCGGTGACCAGCAGGATGCCATGGGGCCGTTCGAGTAGGTCGAGGAACGCGGCCAGGCGCTGGCCGTCGAAGCCCAGGCTGGGAAAGTCGAACTGCACGGTTTGCCGGTCCAACAGGCGCATGACCACCGACTCGCCAAAACTGGTGGGCACCGTGGACACCCGCAGGTCCAGCTCCTTGCCCTGGATACGCAGCATGATGCGCCCGTCCTGGGGCAGCCGACGCTCGGCGATATCCAGCCGCGCCATGATCTTCACCCGTGAAATCACCGCGGCCGATGAACTGGCCGGCGGCGCCTCGGCGTCGTGCAGCACGCCGTCGATGCGGTAGCGCACCTTGAGCTGGTTTTCGAAGGGTTCGATATGGATATCCGAGGCGCGCTGTTCCACCGCGCGCTGCAGGATCAGGTTGACCAGCCGGATCACCGGTGCTTCAGAGGCCATGTCCTTGAGGTGTTCGATATCCTCCTGGGCCCCGCCCTGCTCATCGAGGTTTTCGATCAGCGTGCCCATGGCGGAGCGGCCCTGGCCGTAGTAGCGCTCGATCAGCGTGTCGACTTCATTGCGCGGGCCGATCGCCAACCACACCGGCACCTGGAACGCATAGGCCAGGGCCTGGAACGGGTACAACTGCGCCGGGTTGGCGGCCAGCACTCGCAGGCCGCCCTGGGTCCACCCCATGGGCACCACCTGATAGTGGCGCATGAAGCGTTCGGTCAAGCCGGGCAACGGATCGAGCAACGGCGGCGCGGCGTCGGCCAGCAGCAGCGGCGCGCCGAGCAGGGCAGCCCAGGCGCGGGCCAGTTCGACTTCGGAGACCAGGCCCAGACGTGTCAGCAAGCTCAGCAGGTCATCCGTGGACACGCGTCGGGCGCGCTCCAGGTCGACGGTTTTCAACCCGGCATGCTGCATCAGCCACGCGCACACCTGTTCTGTGTGCGGGATCTGCATCTGGCAGGCATCGATAGGCGCTGACGACATAATGTTCAGGTATCTAGTATTGCGGAAAAGTATGGCTATTTGGAACTACATGAAGAAGCCATTAGTTAGCCACAACCCAAGCGAGAGTAAGCCGGGGTTATCGACTGGAAGTTATAGCTCTAGTTCCTGAAGGAGGGGAATAAAATAAACACAATTGCCAAGAAGACCGGTACAGAGCCTTAGCAGCCATTTGCCATTACCTCACTAGTTGCAATTAGCCACTTATTCACTCTCACGCGTAATCAAACGACATCCCAATAAATTCAAACGGCTTACTTCATCTTCAACCGGCAGCACCCCCAAACTTTCGATGAGAGGCCAACCGTACTTTTGGGGCCTGACATGAGGGAGCCAGCGCTTACCTGTAAGCCGAGTCAGGCATGAAAACGGGTGCTTTTTTCTACCACGCACATCGGCGTGCCGGACACCGGTTCATTGATAATCTGCACCTGCACCTCAAACACCTGCCGCATGAGCTCGGTACTGATCACGTCCCCCGGCGCACCATCGACCACCAGCGTGCCGCCGTGCATCACCGCCAGGTGATCGGCGTAGCGGCACGCCTGGTTGATGTCATGCAGCACAGTGATCACGGTCTTGCCTTCAGCCGCCAGTTCGCACATCAGGTCGAGCAGTTCGACCTGATGGCTAATGTCCAAGTAGGTCGTCGGCTCATCCAGCAACACCACCGGCGCGTTCTGCGCCAACACCATGGCCAGCCAGGCGCGCTGGCGTTGGCCGCCGGACAGGTCCGCCAGGGCGCGGTCGGCCAGGGTGTCCAGTTCCAGGCGTTGCATGGCCTGGGTGACGTGCGCTTGATCGTTGCCGCTCAGGCGCCCCCACAATGAGTTATGCGGGCTGCGGCCATAGGCGACCAACTGGCGCACGCTGACGCCTTCCGGCACCGGCAATACCTGCGGCAGGAATGCGATCTGCCGTGCCAATTGGCGGGCGGACAGGCTGGCATAGGCCTGGCCATCGAGGGTCAACTCGCCCTGGGTCGGCTTGAGGATGCGGGCGAACGCCTTGAGCAAGGTGGATTTGCCGCAGCCATTGGGGCCGATCAAGGCGGTGACTTTTCCGGCGGGCGGCGCAAAGGACAACCCCTGCACGATACGCGTGGCGCCGTAGCCGATATCCAGCTCGCGTGCTTGAAGAATACTCATGTCATCAGCCCTTGAACCGTGCCAGCAACCAAAGAAAATACGGCGCACCAATCACCGCGGTGAGCACCCCGGCGGGGATTTCACTGGGCGCGATCAACGTACGCCCCAGCGTATCGGCCAGCACCAGCAACAGCGCGCCGATCAGCATCGCGGCCGGCAGCAGGCACTGGTGATGCCCGCCCACCAAGCGGCGCGCCATGTGCGGCGCCACCAGGCCGATAAAACCAATCGGCCCGATCACACCCACCCCCAGGCTGGTCAGCACCACCGCGCAGGCCATCGCCAGCCAGCGGGTGCGGCTCAGCGCCGTGCCGAGGCTGTGGGCGGCTTCATCGCCGAGGGCGATCAGGTTCAGCGGCTTGGCCAGGCACAGGCCCAGGGGGATCAGCACCAGGAACGGCAGCACCAGCGCCACATGGTGCCAGTTGCGACTCCACAGGCTGCCGGTCAGCGCGAGCAAGGCGGTGTTGATATCCAGTGGGTGGGACAGGATCAGGAATTCGGTGACGCTGGACAGCGTCACCGCAATCGCCACCCCGGACAACGCAAAGCGCACGCCAGAAAAACTCACCCCGGTGTTGTACAGCGCCAGCAGCAACGCGCCAGCGGCACCGCCCGCGCAGGCCACCAACGGCAACCAGGCGATCGGCAACTGCGGCCAGCCGATGATCGCCACGGTCAGCGCCAACCCGGCGCCCTGGGTGACACCGAGGATTTCCGGCGAGGCCAGCGGGTTGCGGATCACGCCCTGCACAATCGCCCCGGCCAGGCCGAACGCGCAACCGGCCAGGATCGCGATCAGGCTGCGCGGCAGGCGATGGTTCCACACTTCGAAGTCGAGGGCGTCGTGGGCCAGCAGGCGCTCCAGGACGGTGTGCGGCGTGAGCCACAGGGTGCCGGCGCTGAGGCTGGCCAGGGTGGCCAGCAGCAACAGGCCGAACAGCAGCCAGAGGCGCAGTCGTGGGCGGATCATAGGGCGCGCCTGGCAAGAAAGAGGAAGAACGGTGCGCCGATCAGGGCCGTGACCACACCGGCCGGGGTCTCCACCGGAAACGCCACGGCGCGGCTGAGCAGGTCGGCACCGAGCACAATCACAGCACCCAACGCCGCGCTGAGCGGGATCAGCCAGCGGTAGTCGTTGCCCAGGAACTGGCGAAGGATATTCGGTGCGATCAGCCCGACAAAACCGATCGGCCCCACCGCACACACGCTCGCGCCCACCAGCAGCAAACTGGCCACGAACACCTGCAGGCGCAGGCTGGCGATGCCCACGCCCAGCGAGCGTGCCGCGTCTTCGCCGAGGTTGATCAGGTTCAGGCGTGGCGCACACCAGAGCGCCCACAGGCCGCCGATCAAGGTGCAAGGCCACAGCAGTTGCACTTGCGCCGTGCCGACATTGGCCAGGGAGCCAGCCAGCCAATTGAGCACGCTTTGCGCCTGGGCCTCGACCAGGATCACCGTGAGCCGGGTCAGGGCCGCGCACAACGCCGCCACGGCCACGCCGGCCAATACCAGGCGGCCTTGGGCGGTGGTCGGCGACCAGGCTCCGCCGAGGCTGAACACGGTGACCCAGGCCAGCGCGCCCCCCAGGCAGGTCATCAACAACGCACCGCCCGCAAAGGGCGGTGCGACCAGCCCGGTGGAAAACAATGCCAACCCCAACGCCGCTCCCGCCGTCACACCAAACAAGGACGGCGAGGCCAGGCGGTTGCGCGTGATGCCCTGCATCAACGCACCGGCCAGGCCCAGGCAGGCACCGACCAACGCCGCGCACACGGCACGTGGCACGCGCAACTGGGCAACGATGTAGGCCATGTTGCCGCCCACGCTGCCTTGATGCACCAGGCCATTCCACGCGTCCGCCGCGGTGAGGGTGAACGGCGACCAGCTGTAGAGCGAAAACCAGAACAACCCAGCGCCCAACAGCAGGATGCCAACGGCGGCGAAACGGCGTTGCACGGTTATTGGCTCAGTACGGCTTTGCCGCCTTTGAG
Proteins encoded in this region:
- the gspD gene encoding type II secretion system secretin GspD — encoded protein: MRTSTFCLATALALGGCGTFPDRLDPDDDLLHEAMQGTGSQRPPVEQPVPETVQPSVKSPPQRQLIRGNQQFVRAPAAQSVAKEEGGDIVFNFADQPIEAVINSVMGDLLHENYSIAQGVKGNVSFSTSKPVDKQQALSILETLLSWTDNAMIKQGNRYVILPASQAVAGKLVPQMSVAPPSSGLSARLFPLRYISATEMQKLLKPFARENAFLLVDPARNVLSLAGTPDELANYQDTIDTFDVDWLKGMSVGVFGLQRASVAELMPQLQSMFGPDSGMPLAGMLRFLPIERTNSVVAISSQPQYLSEVGDWIRTIDEGGGNEPQMYVYDVRNMKAADLAKYLRQIYGTGAIKDDTPAKVAPGLRTTTLSSPTNGGLQNTPPAAEEAEPEEKEVAPASGLEAGTRITAQKSSNQLLVRTRPAQWKEIEAAIKRLDNPPLQVQIETRILEVKLTGELDLGVQWYLGRLAGNSSSTTVGNASGSQGALGGGGAGLGATDSLFYSFVSSNLQVALHALETNGRTQVLSAPSLVVMNNQPAQIQVGDNIPISQTTVNTGDADTTLSSVEYVQTGVILDVVPRINPGGLVYMDIQQQVSDAENQSGNSDTPVNPRISTRSVSTQVAVQSGQTVLLGGLIKQDNAESVSAVPYLGKIPGLRWLFGSTSKSKDRTELIVLITPKVITSSGQARQVTDDYRQQMQLLRPGGEVGR
- a CDS encoding general secretion pathway protein GspN: MIGRLRPVEWGLLGLAGLLGLLMAVILSSIGDEPQWLPEPPTRAHASATVQVAPTVSLDNLAATWQAPLFSPDRSPDRVVGKAQVTSLANLTLSGIMITGNLQMAMLKQVDGPLLTVRLGQALPNGWRLDHLTPQYARFSLDGRTQTLSLYAKRLPPPSNRLPITLPREPLP
- the gspM gene encoding type II secretion system protein GspM; amino-acid sequence: MRRPLTPRERRGAALLVLAVVVGAAYWLLIDSWFAGPLRDMGEQAEQLREQQQRYASVLRQRDALRQQLEQARQDPASNTSLLPGDDPDVVAADLMQRLADLINSHADLGGGCSLTQRKPITPEQDDGEPYRQVQVSLTLNCAIEPLEVLLHELEYQPPFLFVDELRIRRSQQAPASGGAGKLVVHLLVRGYLQPSRVTP
- a CDS encoding type II secretion system protein GspL, giving the protein MNRLEPIARHWRGSLLQQGWRVWLTELRACVPSWLARQEPPEQVHHWPLAAPVTAGSTRQVLMLAADAVLVQRIQLPLAAGRNLSAVVGYELDRYTPYEADQLYFVARQERRTPTHLEVTLVAILRERLDQILADCAALGLHPHRVDAANLGIDLLPTPLRPRQRPAGMGLQRSLPWLCGALLIAAMLLWLNDRQRVIDAMHASVQAQKAQVAEVHALRQQLLTTRGAAQYLIRRKLAQPPLAALLNDLTTCLPADTWLDQLDVKDGEISLSGQSAKASALITRIKGCRSLENAQFEGVIQPDARTGKDQFALRAHLRQEAADAPTPHTP
- a CDS encoding prepilin-type N-terminal cleavage/methylation domain-containing protein, producing MKRREQGFTLLEILVVLSLLGVLLVLVGGALLGANRAVSKAQAYTVTLDEVRAAQQFLRTAISEALPLAVGEDDGFFVGTAQHLEFVSTLPGVLGGGIHRFSLQQVERDLQVGFSQREPQVLLNNIEGLQFSYRGLSPLGQPTGWVNAWPWPRRLPSAVRIAVSVGGPVPWVTQVIALRLNLSSGSVEE
- a CDS encoding type II secretion system protein, whose amino-acid sequence is MKRQAGFTLLEMLAALTLMAVCSTVLLVAFGQSARSLSQVAHSDRLTHAALTIFDQEAAGRLSNGVSQGELDGIHWQLTSTRQQAAIFRLDLVLTEGPHQARFSTLKARL
- a CDS encoding GspH/FimT family pseudopilin produces the protein MFQRGFTLLEMLVVILLISLAASLLGLGVHQGLQAAKERQAVGQMVEALRTTRAGAIVSGQAARTSFDLRERTFQAPGRALQRWPAQLRVTLHTAEQVGAAVEFYPDGSSTGGNLLVANGTRRWRIDIGWLTGSVQSKALP
- a CDS encoding type II secretion system protein GspG, whose translation is MRKPRRQGGFTLLEMLAVIVLLGIVATIVVRQVGGNVDKGKYGAGKAQLASLSMKIDSYALDVGAPPTSLQQLVDRPGGYAKPSDLKDPFGHAFGYRFPGEHGAFDLIFYGQDGQPGGEGYSADLGNWE
- the gspF gene encoding type II secretion system inner membrane protein GspF, which gives rise to MSLFKFRALDSQGVPQNGTLEAPDQAAAVATLHKRGLLLLQIESAASPLLRNARGQLKGQALVSFTQQLATLLGAGQPLERALNLLLKQPGPAQVRALIERVRDHVKAGKPLSAALEQEGASFSPLYLSMVRAGEAGGALESTLRQLSDYLDRSQRLRGEVVNALIYPAFLVVGVLGSLALLLAYVVPQFVPIFQDLGVPIPWITEVILALGEFLGRYGLALLAGLVLTGWLWAARLRDPAFREKHDRHLLGIRVIGPLLQRVEAARLTRTLGTLLSNGVALLHALVIARQVCTNRALQAQVGRAAESVKGGGTLASAFGSQPLLPELALQMIEVGEQAGELDSMLLKVADIFDVDAKRGIDRLLAALVPSLTVVMAVLVAVIMLAIMLPLMSLTSHI